One genomic window of Arvicola amphibius chromosome 4, mArvAmp1.2, whole genome shotgun sequence includes the following:
- the Sap30l gene encoding histone deacetylase complex subunit SAP30L, producing the protein MNGFSTEEDSREGPPAAPAAAPGYGQSCCLIADGERCVRPAGNASFSKRVQKSISQKKLKLDIDKSVRHLYICDFHKNFIQSVRNKRKRKTSDDGGDSPEHDADTPEVDLFQLQVNTLRRYKRHYKLQTRPGFNKAQLAETVSRHFRNIPVNEKETLAYFIYMVKSNRSRLDQKSEGSKQLE; encoded by the exons ATGAACGGCTTCAGCACCGAGGAGGACAGCCGCGAAGGGCCCCCTgccgcccccgccgccgccccGGGCTACGGCCAGAGCTGCTGCCTCATCGCGGACGGCGAGCGCTGCGTCCGGCCCGCGGGCAACGCCTCCTTCAGCAAGAGGGTGCAGAAGAGCATCTCGCAGAAGAAACTCAAGCTGGACATCGACAAGAGC GTAAGGCACCTGTACATCTGTGACTTCCACAAAAACTTCATCCAGAGCGTCCgaaataaaaggaagaggaagacgaGTGACGATGGTGGAGACTCCCCTGAGCATGACGCTGACACTCCTGAG GTCGATCTGTTCCAGCTGCAGGTGAACACTCTCCGACGCTACAAACGGCACTACAAGCTGCAGACCAGACCAGGCTTCAACAAGGCCCAGCTAGCAGAA ACTGTGAGCCGACACTTCAGGAACATACCGGTGAATGAGAAAGAGACGCTTGCCTACTTCATCTACATGGTGAAGAGTAACAGGAGCAGACTGGACCAGAAATCAGAGGGCAGCAAGCAGCTGGAGTGA